A window of Hordeum vulgare subsp. vulgare chromosome 5H, MorexV3_pseudomolecules_assembly, whole genome shotgun sequence genomic DNA:
TCTCAATCAATTTTCGGAACAAGACATTCTTCACAAGATGTCATCAAACATCAGGGACAGCACCAGCCCCTGCATAAATTGGCTCCTCCTGGTTCTCTCCTCCTTCACCTCAGGAAGCAAAGGCTCCTCAGCACTGTCCAGCAAAAAAAAAGCCATAATCAGTACACCACCGTACGGAAGTTACAACCCATGATTATCAAAATGAAACCAGTTCATACGATATTGCTACTATTTAGCAGACAATGTTCAAAATAGGCTACTTAAAGTGAATGACTTCATGAACCGCCTTCAGTGACAGGTTTTTAGTGACTGACTACGGATTTTTCAAGCAATTGCATATCAAAATGACACCAAACTCTTGGTGTAGAGTCATACAAGTGAATGAAGCGTGCAAGCTGTGAATGAATTTCAATACCTTTCTTCTGCTTTCTGCTCTGAGACATCACTTTTCTCAATAACCTTTTCCAAGAACTCTTCTTGTGCATCTTTTGGCGAATCTACATCATCATCAATGAAGCTACCAACAAAGGAGGAGAGTAGAGGATCAGGCACTGTGTTGAGCGAGGTGGCACGAGAGGATCCGCCATAACGGTGTTGTATGTGCGCCGCATCCTTTTTCAATGCAGAATACATTGAAGAATGTGATTCAGATGAAACTCGCTGGTTCCTCCACCTGCCCTGCATGTTACATGTATGAACATAGGTTTAGATAATATCCAAATAAATATGGAATATTATTAAAACAGGCATGATAGTTATTCAAATAGGAAAGACTTCATATTAGAGATAGGGACCGGATTAGTATGCTTAAGTTAATATCCAGGGCTCAAGTTAATGATGTATAAGGGTCATTGCATGTATCAATTACCAATCAAGCACAAGAGATTAATAATCTATAATCCATAATCAATCAAGCACAAGAGAAGAATAATCTATTATTTCCATCATTCATCCTAATAAACCTATGTTCTGCTCCCCAATCCTCTACAATGTGCCATCCAGCCCTCTTTATGGCGGTAGTTAACTAGTTTATTCCATGCCTATTGATTTTGTTCAAGGGGTTCAGATCCAAAATACTTTCATGATCTCATTTCCCTAATTGCAGATCATGGTTGAACAATAACAGCAATCTATTCCATGCAGTTTCAGTTATATATAACAACTGACTGATGACTGATGATGCTTGTTGAAACTAATGATACCTTGAAGAAACTGGGATGCTCTGAGGTCATATGCCCAACCAAGTCCATCCCAACTCTATCTGTGCATATAGGGCACACCTAAaggaacaaaacaaaaaataagcAGTAAGCAGACAAAACTGATCATGTCTGACTTAATTGTGGATCAGCATAATTGTTTCCACAACAATCTAACAATAGATGTTGGAAATGATTTACTTAAACATTTCAAAATATTTCTTACATCACATGTAAGCGAAATGATAAAAAGAGCAGCCCGGTGCACATAGCTCCCACTTGCGCAGGGTCcagggaagtgataaagtttAATAATCCTATCCACACTATCAATAATCAACTACACATGGAACACAAAAGAAAGCTTAGCAATCCTTAAATCCACATATTTATGAAGGAATAATAGGAATAAAAGCTATTGCAGTTTCACTTCCTAAACACTACTCCCTCTGTATATAAATATAAGAGcggttagatcactactttagtgatctaaacgctcttatatttttttacggagggagtactattctaAAAAGCCACATGCACAGGCGAAGCATCACTGCTATAAGCCTACAAACTACTATAGCTGCACTAGCACACACCACAACATACTCCCTCTatatcaaaatataagacattttatggCACTATGATAGTGTCAAAAAGCGTCTTATATTTTGATACGGAGGGAGTGCAAAGTAAAATTGGCAGCCGCTGCACATTGCACTGCACAATTAGTTGTACAAACCCTAATTGGTCACTCAGACACGAGTAAACCCAAGATCAGAACCACTAGACTTAATCCGGAAAGTGTAAAATATTGACTGCTCAGCCCGCAAACTCCTCTTATCCACACTGTATAAAACATGGAAGTACAACCAATGCAAAATGTGCACTATTTGGTCTAGATGTTGTACACTATTTTGCAGGGAAAAAAAATCTTATACTCACCAGTGCCATCAAGAGCATTCAACACCTTTTGTAACTAGATTTGATTGTGACCTTTTTTTTATCTTGACATGATCCACTGAAAGTTATTACCTTATGCTACATTTCAGTTGAGTGCATCCAGCATATTGTGTGGTTGGATTTTAAGTtgacatgtgatgatgatgcAATATTGTGAACTGTGATTCCACGCTTAGGATGACTGTTGTTTCATTTGTAAGATTCCTATGAAGTTTATGGTATTTCAAAACGATAGAACCATGATTTTCAAATTAAAGTATGAACTACAATAGCCATCGCTGTAACTTTTGGGCAGCACACAGGAAGATTACATTGAGAGCAACCATACTTCCTCAAAGATCTATCAAGTATAAACATATGCACCTGGAGGACTCAATAACTTAAATGCGAATATTTACCAAAAGCAGTTCAATCAAACTCCCAATGTTAAACAACAGAACAATTAACTCCTGATTTCAACTAATCAGAGTATAGAATTCACCTCACCAAGGCACCAAACTAGAAGTGTCAATAAAAACTACATATTCAAGGTATACTATATGATTGCATCAACTCAGCCACATGAATGCCATCAACTTTATGTATCTACTATCTACTGAAAAATAATGCATGAACTTAATTAATTGCATGGATCTAATCTTCACACATGAAAAACATCTCAATAAAtaatatttctgttatgatggaTGCACGTCATTACTCCTGCAATTTCCACATTGCTGGATCTTTCAACCAATTCCTATACACCAACTAATTTCTCTAAACATAGAAAAGATTTAATAAACTGGATCTTCTAATGCATTCTTATCAAGTAAGAATGAATTGATGATGCCACTATGAAACAAATGGAGACATCGCATGAAAGCATTCAAACTTCCTTGCAGAAGTAGAAAAATGAAGCCCAAAAAGGTAAGAGGGTGTTTGATTGGGCTTTTACTTGCTTTTTCACTTTGGCTTATAAGCCAAAAAAAAAAAGCACCAATTAAGGTGCTTTTAGTTTTGCCTTTGGTTTATGGCCAAAAGCAGCTAAATAGGTGTATTTTTGGCTTATAAGCCAAACAGAAAAGGCCATGTAAAAGACCGACCAAACAACCCCTAAGTCAAGCCTTCAGCTAGCTTATAACTTATCGCGCAAGCAACTTAAACACCCAAAAATACTATATTTACCGTTAAAAATTAATATTTGCAAGCAAACCTTAGAGTGATAATTGAAAGCAGCTCAAACATGCACTGTATGCAGCAGAAGCACTCTAAATTCTtagctcaaatatctaatgtaagATTAAGCACTATCAGATGCAATCATGAGGAAAAGAACCCTATGCAGCAGGAAAATACCAACCCTGTACACAGCAATATCTTAGCTCAAAAACTGAAGGCATCTAAAACATGCATACTATGTGAGTATGCGCAACTCATACGGCCCAAATTCCCACCTTTCAAATTAAAAGTAATACTATCAAAATGATAAGTAAAATCACCACACACATACAAGCATTTCCCCGGGACTACAGGAACAACAATGTCAGCATGCTACACAAGAGATTAACAACAAACCCTAATTTTTGCGCTAGATGCGCCTGAAAGGCACTAGGTATTAGTACATGTTTCCACGAAGGTTGAGATGAAATTACCCCGGCCTTGGTCTGCGCCCGGTGCTCGTCGTCGATGTGCAAGCACAGGCCGACGCCGTCGAACTCCTCCCCGCAGAAGGGGCACTCCAGCTCATCCTCCTCCGCGCCcctctcctcgtcgtcgtcggtctcctccgcctcctcgagCCGCATGAGCGCATCTGCCAGAGCACAAAACCCCATCAAAAACCTCCTGGGGAAACCCTCGAAATCACGCGATTTGGAGCCAAGATCGGATCTTTGGGGCGGCGAAGCACGAACCGCGGAGCCTGCTCTCGGTCTGGAGGCGTTCGAAGGTGTCCATGTCCATGGCGCCGCCGGCTGGGGAGGGGGGGAGGGCCCTTTGGCTTCCTGGCCTGGCCGGGGTCAGGCCGGGCAGCGCCGGGAGGGGCCGGCGATCAGCGAGGTTTAGAGCTAGGGTTTTTGCGGCGGGGGGAGGGGAGAGACACACCGACACGGCCGGGTGTGGGggtgggggaggagagagagtgtgGGTGGCTAGCTATTGGGTGAACGGGGGAGAAGCTTTTGCTTAGGGAGGAAGGAGGGGCAGGCCATCTTGCAGAAAGCCCCTTCCGGTATGGTGGGAATTTCGGTGCGCGGTAATGGGCTGACGCGGCCTCAAGCCCAGCGTGGATCCAGCCTGCCAATTCTTGTCCGCGTACGCCTAATGGCACGTTTTCATCACTATAAAAAGTAAACCTAATGGCACGCTCACATGGCGTACATCTTGGTTCTTTTTTCGCATATAGGTCCAGGAATAATGCACGTATACCAAACTTTGTTTTAGAGATGGCTCTGAAAACGGAAGCTGTTTACCCTTGTGTAACATGAATCAAATACGAGTATGTCTTTTCTCAAATAACAAGGCTTTATTCGTTTGTGTTATAACCATAGTGGAATGTCATTATAAGTTATCTTAAAAACTGACACAAAAAGCTCTTGTAGCTCAGTTGGTTAGAGCACCCGTTTAGTAAGCGGGAGGTCTTGAGTTCAACTCTCAATGAGAGCAGTTATAGTTTTGTTGCATTTCGCTTCACATTTAATAGAGGGGTGGTTAGCAAGGTAGCTCTTTTTAATTGCTTGCATGGATATACATACATGGGCGATGGTTTTGACCTATTAAATGTCCATTACTACCCTTTTTTGAAATTAAAGAAAGTTCAACACAATCATGAGCTTTGCTCTTTTGAGAATTTTTTGCTCTTTTTTCTGAATGATTCCCATTACAACCCTCTAGTCGACAAGGAACTTTTGGCATATACTATGATTGTCACGGCATTTTTTCCCATCCCGATTGCCTCCCTCCACCATGAACATTAGTGCTTGGCTTCGTGATGCGACATTATTTTGATAGGTGTCcgttcatcaccaccaccatcaacaaAACACCCAAAAGTTTGCAAAAATTAAACCAAGCTCGTCCACGTTCCCCACCATGGTGCCCCTGAGCCACCTTCTGTCGTTGCGTGTCAGAAGCTTCTCTGCAACATGGCTTCACCTCGGGCACCTCGGTAGTCTCATTCCACGCACACGTTATCGCGTCATTTGTTCCCATCCTGATCACCTCGTGATGGTGACCAGGGGGTACTCACCACATCGTCTTCTCGCCATGTCGTCCGGGCCGAGGACACCCTCCCTTTGGTCACCACCGATAGGATATCTTCGGGAAGCCCATGACGCGTAGAAGGAATATTCCACAAGGCTTGACATATAGTTCAAGAATTAGAGGTCATCGACAATAAGgttactgtaagtgcatctactgccccttagtgattttggtggattgaagacttataggttaagatactaataagtttgtaagtgtacacatgctctataagtcgctgaggagtttaagttattcgatgaatatcgacccctaaaaatgtatgtcttcgagtgaagactttggtcaatccttgaagactttgatcgcggagaaattgcgaagaaaatgatattcctcataaagcaattgaagatgaggaattttgtgtgtcccgaagaaaacactctgaagactttgaagcttgaagatttactctttttgtttcattttctttacacttgagtcataggaacaccgtactgttaaagggggtcgaggtaaaactacgtaaAGAAGTTCCTCATGAtgtcaacccaaacctacacctaccaaatcctcaaagtgaggaacatgagagacatgaggactttcacagttgaaagttccgaccgttgtcgcgccacgcgccacctgtcacatatcttatccacccaacggtcatactattaagggcatttatgtcaaatcatgtcgggatgctcccaggctataaatagccaccccccacaaccactagctggttggctgctccgagagaaactaacacttgtcatttagagcaatccaaattcctcaaagcctttgaacgaaaatcatcaagtgaggaaataccccaaacccaaacccaagtgattgagcatcattgaagaagttattcctgtgtggaaccgacgcttgttacctttgaggaatgtgcatcctctagacgactaggtgtcatggtctagagcatccagcagttaattgtggatcgccgggtgaccgagtttgtgagggtttggaagtctgcccggaagacttaccacgagtgttgggcgaggactgtgtgtccttagctcaaggagaatacggtagtgactgtgtgtcccgggagcgtgtgtcctttggtttcaataccaagccgctccaaaccagacgtacaactgtcacaacagttggaactgggccatcaacaactgtcttcatcgagctactcattctatttcctcaactctcttcacttcctcaattgcatgttgaagactttcatctgtactgtttaaagaatttgaatgaagactttctctgaattcctcacctcaaactcTTCACGTGAGTTATTCTTCACAT
This region includes:
- the LOC123395915 gene encoding protein DEHYDRATION-INDUCED 19 homolog 2-like isoform X2 translates to MDMDTFERLQTESRLRDALMRLEEAEETDDDEERGAEEDELECPFCGEEFDGVGLCLHIDDEHRAQTKAGGRWRNQRVSSESHSSMYSALKKDAAHIQHRYGGSSRATSLNTVPDPLLSSFVGSFIDDDVDSPKDAQEEFLEKVIEKSDVSEQKAEESAEEPLLPEVKEERTRRSQFMQGLVLSLMFDDIL
- the LOC123395915 gene encoding protein DEHYDRATION-INDUCED 19 homolog 4-like isoform X1, translating into MDMDTFERLQTESRLRDALMRLEEAEETDDDEERGAEEDELECPFCGEEFDGVGLCLHIDDEHRAQTKAGVCPICTDRVGMDLVGHMTSEHPSFFKGRWRNQRVSSESHSSMYSALKKDAAHIQHRYGGSSRATSLNTVPDPLLSSFVGSFIDDDVDSPKDAQEEFLEKVIEKSDVSEQKAEESAEEPLLPEVKEERTRRSQFMQGLVLSLMFDDIL